A stretch of Campylobacter volucris DNA encodes these proteins:
- a CDS encoding MmgE/PrpD family protein — protein sequence MYLSEKLAEFIINLDYEAIPSEVKQRAKELMFDTLGTALAAKNEQCVLNAIKAFKNLSLNKDTKIWINDEKLDLIYAAMLNAIAAHALDFDDTHTEAILHASAILAPLCLTYGFNVSKDGKKVLKAFIVGWEIAARVGIASKGSFHKRGFHTTAIAGIFGAVSACCVLLDLNKEQVINALGLAGSFASGVNEFLSNGSNSKVLHIANALKNAILVANFAKANMSGPLSIFEGRDNIFRAFGIEEECDKNELCKGLNEIYQVMQVSLKPYPSCHFAHGLIDCAMSLRNDGLKTQDIKSIHCFVDEVPISFICDPIEAKYAPKSAYEAKFSMPFLMALAFIDGKITLKSYENLNRVELLEFAKKISYEKKKSSGFPKYFPGHLEAILANGEVVKKDVFINKGNFDNPLSFDELKDKFIINATINISLDQATKLIEKIQNLENLSHFDF from the coding sequence ATGTATTTAAGTGAAAAATTAGCTGAATTTATCATAAATTTAGATTATGAAGCCATTCCAAGTGAAGTAAAACAAAGAGCTAAAGAATTGATGTTTGATACTTTAGGAACGGCTTTAGCTGCTAAAAATGAGCAATGTGTTTTAAATGCAATTAAGGCTTTTAAAAATTTAAGTCTTAACAAAGACACTAAAATTTGGATAAATGATGAAAAACTTGATCTAATCTATGCTGCTATGCTTAATGCCATAGCAGCTCACGCTCTTGATTTTGATGATACTCATACAGAAGCTATTTTACACGCTAGTGCTATTTTAGCTCCACTTTGTTTAACTTATGGCTTTAATGTAAGCAAAGATGGAAAAAAAGTTTTAAAAGCTTTTATAGTAGGTTGGGAAATTGCTGCTAGAGTTGGTATAGCAAGCAAAGGAAGTTTTCACAAACGAGGATTTCACACTACTGCTATAGCTGGAATTTTTGGTGCAGTTAGTGCGTGTTGTGTTTTACTTGATTTAAATAAAGAACAAGTCATAAATGCTTTAGGTTTGGCAGGAAGTTTTGCAAGCGGGGTAAATGAATTTTTATCAAATGGTTCTAATTCAAAAGTTTTGCATATAGCTAATGCTTTAAAAAACGCAATTTTAGTAGCAAATTTTGCCAAAGCAAATATGAGTGGGCCTTTGAGTATTTTTGAAGGAAGAGATAATATATTTAGAGCCTTTGGTATAGAAGAAGAATGTGATAAAAACGAACTTTGCAAAGGATTAAATGAGATATATCAAGTGATGCAAGTATCTTTAAAGCCATATCCAAGTTGTCATTTTGCTCATGGGCTTATTGATTGTGCTATGAGTTTAAGAAATGATGGTTTAAAAACACAAGATATTAAAAGCATCCATTGTTTTGTAGATGAGGTTCCAATTTCTTTTATTTGCGATCCAATTGAGGCAAAATATGCTCCAAAAAGTGCTTATGAAGCTAAATTTTCTATGCCTTTTTTAATGGCTCTTGCTTTTATTGATGGTAAGATTACTTTAAAATCGTATGAGAATTTAAACCGAGTGGAGCTTTTAGAATTTGCTAAAAAAATTAGTTATGAAAAGAAAAAATCAAGCGGTTTTCCAAAATACTTTCCTGGGCATTTAGAAGCTATTTTAGCTAATGGAGAAGTTGTAAAAAAAGATGTATTTATTAACAAAGGAAATTTTGACAATCCTTTGAGTTTTGATGAATTAAAAGATAAATTTATAATCAATGCTACTATCAATATATCCCTAGATCAAGCCACAAAACTTATAGAAAAAATTCAAAATTTAGAAAATCTTAGTCATTTTGATTTTTAG
- a CDS encoding FeoA family protein — translation MTLDTLKDNEEAYILGFNAEKNLQNRLFSFGFVKNKKVKKIRSSAANSTIMVELDTSCVILRLNEAKTILVSKELK, via the coding sequence ATGACTTTAGATACTTTAAAAGATAATGAAGAAGCTTATATACTAGGTTTTAATGCAGAAAAAAATTTACAAAATAGGCTTTTTAGTTTTGGTTTTGTTAAAAACAAAAAAGTTAAAAAAATTCGCTCTTCTGCTGCTAATTCTACTATAATGGTAGAGCTTGATACAAGCTGTGTTATTTTAAGATTAAATGAAGCAAAAACCATACTTGTATCAAAAGAGTTAAAATGA
- the feoB gene encoding ferrous iron transport protein B gives MKEIIVALVGQPNVGKSLLINAICKANMKVGNFSGVTVEKAQASINFKDYKILFIDLPGTYALDGYSEEEKITKNFLQNEKYDLVVNVVDSTNLERNLILSTSLLEEKIKTIIALNMQDEAKNEGFNIDFKKLSSLLNTPCIGVCAKTKENLNELLSLIISTYESKIQAFERIYTKVIEEELEKISIFLKQNNITQENLTHKELALCLLKNKTFIKTNPSLQTIIIQSLEKIYSIYNHNNIENIFKEESINFANEICKKVLSKNSSKTNHTKTIDAILINKYLGIPIFLFLMWLLFQLTFTLGQIPMDYIEAFFGLLADTTKEYIGNEFIASALADGVIAGVGAVVTFLPNIIILFFGIALLETTGYMARVAFLLDGILYKFGLHGKSFIPLITGFGCSVPAFMATRTLKNKKDRLLTLFIVNFMSCGARLPVYVLFVGVFFPSELAGNYLFGIYILGAFLGLIAAKILRISVFKGQDEPFVMEMPKYRMPNWHLVWFMIYNKAKMYLKKAGSFILLASLVIWFASNFPAQKIINEDENIQKELQIKNSYLGQFGQFIEPVFAPLDFDWKLSVSLVSGLAAKEVMISTMGILYSLGEEVDETSANLKQMIKQNIPFSTAVAFILFVMVYNPCFAATIVFAKEAGGKKYAFYLFIFTCLSAYLIAFIGINIIKLMS, from the coding sequence ATGAAAGAAATTATCGTAGCTTTAGTGGGTCAGCCAAATGTTGGTAAAAGTTTGCTTATTAATGCAATATGCAAAGCAAATATGAAAGTTGGAAATTTTAGTGGAGTTACAGTAGAAAAAGCTCAAGCTAGTATCAATTTTAAAGATTATAAAATCCTTTTTATAGATTTACCTGGAACTTATGCTTTAGATGGTTATAGCGAAGAAGAAAAAATCACTAAAAATTTTTTGCAGAATGAAAAATATGATTTAGTAGTAAATGTTGTTGATTCGACAAATTTAGAAAGAAATCTTATTTTAAGCACTAGTTTGCTTGAAGAAAAAATTAAAACAATTATTGCATTAAATATGCAAGATGAAGCTAAAAATGAAGGATTTAATATAGATTTTAAGAAGCTTAGTAGCTTATTAAACACTCCTTGTATAGGAGTATGTGCTAAGACTAAAGAAAATTTAAATGAGCTTTTATCTTTAATTATTTCAACCTATGAGTCTAAAATTCAAGCTTTTGAAAGAATTTATACTAAAGTTATAGAAGAAGAACTTGAAAAAATTAGTATATTTTTAAAACAAAATAACATCACTCAAGAAAATTTAACTCACAAAGAATTAGCACTTTGTTTGTTAAAAAATAAAACTTTCATAAAAACTAATCCTAGTTTGCAAACAATAATCATCCAATCTTTAGAAAAAATTTATTCAATTTATAATCACAATAATATAGAAAATATTTTCAAAGAAGAATCTATCAATTTTGCTAATGAAATTTGTAAAAAAGTTTTAAGTAAAAATTCTAGCAAAACAAATCACACTAAAACAATTGATGCAATTTTAATCAATAAATATTTAGGAATTCCTATATTTTTGTTTTTAATGTGGCTTTTGTTTCAGCTTACTTTTACCTTGGGTCAAATTCCTATGGATTATATAGAAGCCTTTTTTGGACTTTTAGCAGATACTACTAAAGAGTATATTGGTAATGAATTTATAGCTTCGGCTTTAGCTGATGGAGTCATAGCTGGGGTAGGAGCTGTGGTAACTTTTTTACCAAATATAATTATTTTATTTTTTGGTATAGCCTTACTTGAGACAACTGGATATATGGCAAGAGTAGCTTTTTTGCTCGATGGAATTTTGTACAAATTTGGCTTACATGGGAAAAGCTTTATACCATTGATCACAGGTTTTGGTTGTTCAGTCCCTGCTTTTATGGCTACAAGAACTCTTAAAAATAAAAAAGATCGTCTATTGACACTTTTTATTGTAAATTTTATGAGTTGTGGTGCAAGACTTCCTGTGTATGTGTTGTTTGTTGGTGTATTTTTTCCAAGTGAATTAGCGGGAAATTATTTATTTGGAATTTATATTTTGGGTGCTTTTTTGGGTTTAATTGCAGCTAAAATTTTAAGAATTAGTGTTTTTAAAGGTCAAGATGAACCTTTTGTAATGGAAATGCCAAAATACAGAATGCCAAATTGGCATTTAGTGTGGTTTATGATTTATAATAAAGCAAAAATGTATCTTAAAAAAGCAGGAAGTTTTATTTTGCTTGCTTCTTTGGTAATTTGGTTTGCAAGTAATTTTCCAGCACAAAAAATAATCAACGAAGATGAAAACATACAAAAAGAATTACAAATTAAAAATAGCTATTTAGGGCAATTTGGTCAATTTATAGAGCCAGTGTTTGCTCCGCTTGATTTTGATTGGAAACTTAGCGTTTCATTGGTTAGTGGTTTAGCAGCTAAGGAAGTGATGATTTCAACTATGGGAATTTTGTATTCTTTAGGCGAAGAAGTAGATGAAACTAGTGCTAATTTAAAACAGATGATAAAACAAAATATCCCTTTTAGCACCGCTGTAGCTTTTATACTTTTTGTGATGGTTTATAATCCTTGCTTTGCAGCAACTATAGTTTTTGCAAAAGAAGCCGGAGGTAAAAAATATGCTTTTTACCTTTTTATATTTACATGTTTGAGTGCTTATTTAATAGCTTTTATAGGTATAAATATCATAAAATTAATGAGTTGA
- the acpP gene encoding acyl carrier protein, translating to MATFDDVKAVVVEQLSVDEDTVKMESKIIEDLGADSLDVVELVMALEEKFDVEIPDSDAEKLVKIEDVVNYIDNLQK from the coding sequence ATGGCAACTTTTGATGATGTTAAAGCAGTTGTAGTAGAGCAATTAAGTGTTGATGAAGATACAGTTAAAATGGAATCAAAAATTATTGAAGATTTAGGTGCTGATTCTTTAGATGTTGTTGAATTAGTAATGGCTTTAGAAGAAAAATTTGATGTAGAAATTCCAGATAGCGATGCAGAAAAACTTGTAAAAATAGAGGATGTTGTAAATTATATCGATAATCTTCAAAAATAA
- a CDS encoding beta-ketoacyl-ACP synthase II has product MKRVVVTGIGMINALGLDKDSSFKAICEGKSGVDKITLFDVSDFPVQIAAEVKNFDPLSVSDAKEVKKIDRFIQLGIKAAREAMEDAKFDANLNKEEFGVVSAAGIGGLPNIEKNSVICAERGPRKISPFFIPSALVNMLGGLVSIEHGLQGPNISCVTACAAGTHAIGEAYKSIALGNADKMLVVGAEAAICAVGIGGFAAMKALSTRNDDPSKASRPFDKERDGFVMGEGAGALVFEEYEAAKKRGAKIYAELVGFGESADAHHITSPTLEGPLRAMKKALKMAGNLKVDYINAHGTSTPVNDKNETAAIKELFKDQIPLVSSTKGQTGHCLGAAGAIEAVISLMALDQDIVPPTINQIIPDENCDLDYVPNVSRECKLEVVMSNSFGFGGTNGCVIFKKVD; this is encoded by the coding sequence TTGAAACGCGTTGTAGTAACAGGTATAGGCATGATTAACGCTCTTGGTTTAGATAAAGATAGCTCATTTAAAGCTATTTGTGAAGGTAAAAGCGGCGTTGATAAAATTACCCTTTTTGATGTTTCTGATTTTCCGGTACAAATTGCAGCTGAAGTTAAAAATTTTGATCCTTTAAGCGTAAGTGATGCAAAAGAAGTGAAAAAAATTGATCGTTTTATACAACTTGGTATTAAAGCTGCAAGAGAAGCTATGGAAGATGCCAAATTTGATGCAAATTTAAATAAAGAAGAATTTGGAGTAGTTTCAGCTGCTGGTATAGGTGGATTACCAAACATTGAAAAAAATTCTGTTATTTGTGCTGAGCGCGGTCCTCGTAAAATTTCTCCTTTTTTTATACCTTCAGCTTTAGTTAATATGCTTGGTGGGTTAGTATCTATTGAGCATGGATTGCAAGGTCCAAATATTTCTTGTGTTACAGCTTGTGCTGCTGGAACGCATGCCATAGGCGAAGCTTATAAAAGTATTGCTTTAGGTAATGCAGATAAAATGCTTGTTGTAGGAGCAGAAGCTGCGATTTGTGCTGTGGGTATAGGTGGGTTTGCTGCGATGAAAGCGCTTTCTACTAGAAATGATGATCCATCAAAAGCTTCAAGACCATTTGATAAAGAAAGAGATGGTTTTGTCATGGGTGAGGGTGCTGGAGCTTTAGTTTTTGAAGAGTATGAAGCAGCTAAAAAACGCGGAGCTAAAATTTATGCTGAATTAGTTGGTTTTGGTGAAAGTGCTGATGCGCATCATATAACTTCTCCAACTTTAGAAGGTCCGTTGCGTGCTATGAAAAAAGCTTTAAAAATGGCTGGAAATTTGAAAGTAGATTATATTAACGCACATGGAACTTCAACCCCTGTTAATGATAAAAATGAAACAGCGGCTATTAAAGAACTTTTTAAAGATCAAATTCCTCTTGTGAGTTCTACAAAAGGTCAAACAGGTCATTGTTTAGGTGCGGCTGGAGCTATAGAAGCAGTTATTTCACTAATGGCACTTGATCAAGACATCGTTCCTCCAACTATTAATCAAATCATCCCTGATGAAAATTGTGATCTTGATTATGTTCCTAATGTTTCTAGAGAATGTAAGCTTGAAGTGGTAATGAGTAATTCTTTTGGTTTTGGTGGAACCAATGGCTGTGTGATTTTTAAAAAAGTAGATTGA
- a CDS encoding acetyl-CoA carboxylase carboxyltransferase subunit alpha has protein sequence MSSYLDFEKHIQQIDEDLANAKIKGDVEAVKILEKNLEKETQKVYKNLSDYQRLQLARHPDRPYALDYIQAILTDAYEIHGDRAFRDDPAIICFAGYLGGKKVIVIGEQKGRGTKEKLHRNFGMPHPEGYRKALRVAKMAEKFEIPVVFLVDTPGAYPGVGAEERGQSEAIARNLYELSNLKTISIAIVIGEGGSGGALAIGVADKLAMMKNSVFSVISPEGCAAILWNDPSKIEAATKAMKVTADDLKNQGLIDDVIEEPISGAHRDKESAIKNLSDYILKSIEELEKFDKRELAALRMQKIFKLGAFSE, from the coding sequence ATGTCATCGTATTTAGATTTTGAAAAACATATACAGCAAATTGATGAAGATTTAGCTAACGCTAAAATAAAAGGTGATGTTGAAGCAGTTAAAATTTTAGAAAAAAATCTTGAGAAAGAAACGCAAAAAGTTTATAAAAATTTAAGCGATTATCAGCGTTTACAGCTCGCAAGACACCCTGATCGTCCTTATGCACTTGATTATATACAAGCTATTTTAACCGATGCTTATGAAATTCATGGTGATAGAGCTTTTAGAGATGATCCAGCTATTATCTGCTTTGCAGGGTATTTGGGTGGAAAAAAAGTTATAGTTATAGGCGAGCAAAAAGGAAGAGGCACAAAAGAAAAACTTCATAGAAATTTTGGTATGCCTCATCCTGAAGGCTATAGAAAAGCTTTAAGAGTAGCTAAAATGGCTGAAAAATTTGAAATTCCAGTAGTTTTTTTGGTAGATACCCCAGGTGCTTATCCAGGTGTTGGTGCTGAAGAAAGAGGACAAAGCGAAGCTATTGCTAGAAATTTATATGAACTTAGTAATCTAAAAACCATTAGTATAGCTATTGTTATTGGCGAAGGTGGAAGCGGTGGAGCTTTGGCTATAGGAGTTGCTGACAAACTTGCTATGATGAAAAATTCAGTTTTTTCTGTGATTTCTCCAGAAGGTTGTGCTGCGATTTTATGGAATGATCCATCTAAAATAGAAGCTGCTACAAAGGCTATGAAGGTAACTGCAGATGATTTAAAAAATCAAGGTTTAATTGATGATGTTATAGAAGAACCTATAAGCGGAGCTCATAGAGATAAAGAAAGTGCTATTAAAAATTTGAGTGATTATATCTTAAAAAGTATTGAAGAATTAGAAAAATTTGACAAAAGAGAATTAGCTGCACTAAGAATGCAAAAGATTTTCAAATTAGGTGCTTTTTCAGAATAA
- a CDS encoding ferritin-like domain-containing protein, translating into MKINFFTTLEEILYEKNTQIKIDKFKNFYENFKLNLCEFNHDHQAIIRKNSQVNILHPTRIRRPKQANSPAALAKILHSVAHIEYSAINLALDASYRFKNLPFKFYQDWLEVADEEIKHFLLLENVLNELGFKYGDFDAHDNLEQALFLTKDNLAHRMGIVHRGLEAKGLDANPFVLKKLNSTNHPIKTLFNEIFKIILDDEIKHVSKGDIWWNYAKEKNEKYINLCKNFKEFNLLGKKYNKEARIKAGFQQEELDEMENFYNGG; encoded by the coding sequence ATGAAAATAAATTTTTTCACAACTTTAGAAGAAATTTTATATGAAAAAAATACTCAAATAAAAATTGATAAATTTAAAAACTTCTATGAAAATTTTAAACTAAACCTATGTGAATTTAATCACGATCATCAAGCAATCATTAGAAAAAATTCTCAAGTAAATATACTCCATCCTACTAGAATAAGAAGACCCAAACAAGCAAATAGCCCAGCCGCACTAGCAAAAATACTTCATTCTGTTGCTCATATAGAATACAGTGCTATCAATTTAGCCTTAGATGCAAGTTATCGTTTTAAAAATTTACCTTTCAAATTTTATCAAGATTGGCTTGAAGTTGCAGATGAGGAAATAAAACATTTTTTGTTATTAGAAAATGTTTTAAATGAATTAGGTTTTAAATATGGAGATTTTGATGCTCATGATAATCTCGAACAAGCTTTATTTTTAACCAAAGACAATCTAGCTCATAGAATGGGTATAGTGCATAGAGGATTAGAAGCAAAAGGACTTGATGCAAATCCTTTTGTATTAAAAAAATTAAACTCAACTAATCATCCTATAAAAACTCTATTTAATGAAATATTTAAAATAATTCTTGATGATGAAATAAAACATGTAAGCAAAGGTGATATTTGGTGGAATTATGCAAAAGAAAAAAATGAAAAATACATCAATTTATGTAAAAACTTTAAAGAATTCAATCTTTTAGGAAAAAAATATAATAAAGAAGCTAGAATCAAAGCTGGATTTCAACAAGAAGAATTAGATGAAATGGAAAATTTTTATAATGGTGGTTAG
- a CDS encoding capsular polysaccharide export system, inner membrane protein, which yields MIDVIHALFFRELKTRFGVNKHLGYFWVVGEPLLILLVILFIVTAIREFHHQIMPANIPIFMFLAVGIIPFFMFRSTINQIITGISSNLTLFAYKPVRPIHVFIARALLEFCIYFTIFIVVMFIAGWFLHLDVLPKHILEVLILFFLLLLFGFSLGICFAIAGHFVEPLKIFLTYFSIVFYWTSGVIFPTFLTPRNILDLLYYNPLLHIFELLKYNFFDDYPLMDDYNYIYPVLCICVVLFVALFIYYYNRQALIAVRKT from the coding sequence ATGATCGATGTCATTCATGCTCTTTTTTTTAGAGAGCTAAAGACTAGATTTGGTGTTAATAAGCATTTAGGCTATTTTTGGGTTGTCGGTGAACCTTTGTTGATATTATTAGTAATACTTTTTATAGTAACAGCTATTAGAGAATTTCACCATCAAATCATGCCAGCTAATATACCTATTTTTATGTTTTTAGCAGTGGGTATTATCCCATTTTTTATGTTTAGAAGTACAATCAATCAAATCATTACAGGTATAAGTTCAAATTTAACATTATTTGCTTATAAACCTGTAAGACCTATTCATGTTTTTATTGCTAGGGCTTTGCTTGAATTTTGTATTTATTTTACTATTTTTATAGTTGTGATGTTTATAGCAGGATGGTTTTTGCATTTAGATGTATTACCAAAGCACATTTTAGAGGTTTTGATTTTATTTTTTTTATTATTGTTGTTTGGGTTTTCTTTAGGTATATGTTTTGCTATAGCTGGACATTTTGTAGAACCTTTAAAAATATTTTTAACTTATTTTAGTATAGTATTTTATTGGACTTCTGGAGTTATTTTCCCTACTTTTTTAACTCCTAGGAATATTTTAGATTTACTTTATTATAATCCACTTTTACATATCTTTGAACTTTTAAAATACAATTTTTTTGATGATTATCCTCTGATGGATGATTATAATTATATATATCCTGTATTATGTATTTGTGTAGTTTTATTTGTAGCCTTATTTATATATTATTATAATAGACAAGCTCTTATTGCGGTAAGAAAAACATGA
- a CDS encoding capsular polysaccharide export system, ATP-binding protein → MIKLINLTKSYPLTNGRHYVFKDLTFEFPENCSIGLMGRNGAGKSTLMRLLSGSELPDRGKIVTNKKLSWPLGLAGAFQHRLSARDNVKFVARVYGYKGEELEKKIQFVEDFAELGKFFNEPMNTYSSGMSARIGFGLSMAFDFDYYLIDEAGAVGDPNFREKSVKLYKEKLSRSKVIMVSHDVAEIKQWCDKIIFMQDGKATIYDDVDEGIAVYQGKINAK, encoded by the coding sequence ATGATAAAACTTATAAATTTAACAAAATCGTATCCATTGACCAATGGAAGACATTATGTTTTTAAAGATTTAACTTTTGAATTTCCAGAAAATTGTAGTATAGGTCTAATGGGTAGAAATGGTGCTGGAAAATCTACTTTGATGAGATTGTTAAGTGGCTCAGAATTGCCAGATCGTGGAAAAATAGTAACTAATAAAAAACTTTCTTGGCCTTTGGGTTTAGCTGGAGCTTTTCAGCATCGATTATCAGCTAGAGATAATGTAAAATTTGTGGCTAGAGTGTATGGTTATAAAGGTGAAGAATTAGAAAAAAAAATCCAATTTGTAGAAGATTTTGCAGAACTTGGTAAATTCTTTAACGAGCCAATGAATACTTACTCATCTGGTATGAGTGCTAGAATAGGCTTTGGTTTGAGTATGGCTTTTGATTTTGATTATTATCTAATAGATGAAGCAGGAGCTGTTGGAGATCCAAATTTTAGAGAAAAAAGTGTAAAGTTATATAAAGAAAAATTAAGTAGGTCAAAAGTTATTATGGTTTCGCATGATGTAGCTGAAATTAAACAATGGTGTGATAAAATTATATTCATGCAAGATGGAAAAGCTACTATATATGATGATGTGGATGAAGGTATAGCTGTATATCAAGGAAAAATCAATGCAAAATAA
- a CDS encoding capsular polysaccharide export system, inner membrane protein encodes MQNKILKKIRNSKILNSFKIVLILTAFVVFYYVFIAANRYVSESVLSIRSTTGNNIAITGLASLLTNNSFSSDDISYLKSYIYSLDMLNILEEKIKIRELYQKQKLDIFYSISDSANQEAFLKYYKNRVKIVQENSANGLLRVEVEGFSAKDAHLIATTIVKESERFINEISHKAAREQMAFAENELLQFKQRFQKAKDDLLVFQNKYGVFDPLKQSEGILKLVGELEAKVAAKEAELLMMQSYINDNAPQIITIKSEINALKKQLQREKAKITSSKSSQKLNDLAAKFQDLTIEVGFAESAYTTALKAYESARIEALRKIKQVVVIQSPSLPQSAKYPEILYNILTAFMILSLIYGIIKFIKMIIEEHRY; translated from the coding sequence ATGCAAAATAAAATACTAAAAAAAATTCGAAATTCAAAAATTTTAAATTCATTCAAAATAGTATTAATTTTGACAGCATTTGTAGTATTTTACTATGTTTTTATAGCGGCAAATCGTTATGTAAGTGAGAGTGTTTTAAGTATAAGATCAACTACTGGCAATAATATTGCTATAACAGGACTTGCATCCTTGCTTACAAATAATTCTTTTTCAAGTGATGATATAAGTTATTTAAAATCTTATATTTATTCTTTGGATATGCTAAATATTTTAGAAGAGAAAATTAAAATTCGTGAGCTTTATCAAAAACAAAAATTGGATATTTTTTATAGTATTTCTGATTCTGCTAATCAAGAAGCGTTTTTAAAATACTATAAAAATCGTGTTAAAATTGTCCAAGAAAACTCAGCAAATGGTCTTTTAAGAGTAGAAGTAGAAGGTTTTAGTGCTAAAGATGCTCATTTGATTGCTACTACTATAGTAAAAGAAAGTGAAAGGTTTATCAATGAAATTTCACATAAAGCAGCAAGAGAACAAATGGCCTTTGCTGAAAATGAACTTTTGCAATTTAAACAAAGATTTCAAAAAGCAAAAGATGATTTATTGGTGTTTCAAAATAAATATGGAGTGTTTGATCCGCTAAAACAATCAGAAGGTATTTTAAAACTTGTAGGAGAGCTTGAAGCAAAAGTAGCGGCAAAAGAAGCTGAGCTTTTAATGATGCAAAGTTATATTAATGATAATGCTCCACAAATCATCACTATAAAATCAGAAATCAATGCTTTAAAAAAACAACTTCAAAGAGAAAAGGCTAAAATTACTTCATCAAAATCTTCTCAAAAACTTAACGATCTAGCTGCTAAATTCCAAGATCTTACCATAGAAGTAGGTTTTGCAGAGAGTGCTTATACTACAGCTTTAAAAGCTTATGAGAGTGCTAGAATTGAAGCTTTAAGAAAGATAAAACAAGTAGTAGTTATACAAAGTCCAAGTTTGCCTCAAAGTGCAAAATATCCTGAAATTTTATATAATATACTTACAGCTTTTATGATTTTATCTTTGATATATGGAATTATTAAATTTATTAAAATGATTATTGAGGAGCATAGATACTAA